From a region of the Dehalococcoidales bacterium genome:
- a CDS encoding RDD family protein, whose amino-acid sequence MEQEERIIVEYAGFWRRLGAFLIDALIVGSMNCVLTAPWRWIFSVSRPWHSEGWLNAFFYHDPFVGITVLIAAIYCVVFWLWRGQTPGKIVMNVKVLKEDGTPLTLSGAIVRFLGYMVCFMTLGIGFVILAFDERRQGLHDKIALTVVVKIPQPKLRLPEANIG is encoded by the coding sequence TTGGAACAGGAAGAAAGGATTATCGTTGAATATGCGGGATTCTGGCGGCGGCTTGGGGCTTTTTTAATTGACGCATTGATTGTTGGCTCCATGAACTGTGTATTGACGGCGCCGTGGCGCTGGATTTTCTCGGTCTCGCGGCCTTGGCACTCTGAAGGATGGTTGAATGCATTTTTTTACCACGATCCTTTTGTTGGTATAACTGTTCTGATTGCTGCTATCTATTGTGTGGTTTTTTGGCTTTGGAGGGGGCAAACTCCGGGGAAGATTGTAATGAATGTCAAGGTTTTGAAAGAAGACGGTACGCCTTTGACTCTTTCGGGTGCAATCGTACGTTTTCTAGGCTATATGGTATGTTTTATGACACTGGGAATTGGTTTTGTAATCTTGGCGTTTGATGAACGCCGCCAGGGATTACACGATAAAATTGCTTTAACCGTGGTAGTTAAAATACCACAACCGAAGTTACGGTTACCGGAAGCCAACATCGGATAG
- the lspA gene encoding signal peptidase II: MQFKARLKGLGPYFLPVLILVPLDQLTKLCIRTNFYVGESRPPEGFFRLTYLQNTGASFGIFQDGAIFFTIFSTISLLIMLGIIIYMRDIIPFLNTWPGKLAMGLVSAGTLGNLIDRYNLGFVVDFLNFSFWPAFNVADSAISIGAIMLGVLIIINYRNTEGANGGQV; this comes from the coding sequence TTGCAGTTTAAAGCACGATTAAAAGGATTAGGTCCATATTTCTTACCTGTGTTGATATTGGTTCCATTGGATCAACTTACCAAGCTCTGCATCCGAACAAATTTTTATGTTGGTGAATCACGCCCGCCGGAAGGTTTTTTCCGCCTGACATATCTTCAGAACACCGGAGCATCCTTTGGGATTTTCCAGGACGGAGCAATATTTTTTACAATATTTTCCACTATCAGCCTGTTAATAATGTTGGGGATTATTATTTACATGCGTGATATTATTCCCTTTCTGAATACCTGGCCAGGTAAGCTGGCTATGGGGCTTGTCAGTGCGGGGACTTTAGGGAATCTTATAGACCGTTATAACCTGGGATTTGTTGTGGATTTTCTCAATTTTAGTTTCTGGCCTGCATTTAATGTAGCAGATTCGGCAATATCGATAGGGGCAATAATGCTAGGCGTGTTGATTATAATCAATTACAGAAACACGGAAGGCGCTAATGGAGGCCAGGTTTAA
- a CDS encoding RluA family pseudouridine synthase has translation MEARFNFIADTAGIRLDKAVAGKLEDFSRARIQKLIRDGLVRVNGVVSKPSYRLAEGNKITVMVPEPTPTNLTAQKIPLSIVYEDKDIIVVDKPAGLSVHPGPGHPDKTLVNAILGYNSEISCGDAERPGIVHRLDKDTSGLIIIARHPKAHLYLSNLFKNRQVKKTYIALARGHLSPESGFIDAPIVRDRSHRKRMAITTNGSGREARTGYRVVEYINDFTLLEVMPETGRTHQIRVHLAAIGHPIFGDCTYGSNSIILPRQFLHAYKIVFRLPSSGEELEFTARLPEDLEKALKQIRS, from the coding sequence ATGGAGGCCAGGTTTAACTTTATTGCCGATACAGCCGGTATAAGGCTGGACAAAGCTGTAGCCGGGAAATTGGAAGACTTTTCCCGAGCGCGTATACAAAAGCTCATCAGAGATGGTTTAGTTCGGGTGAATGGTGTTGTTTCAAAGCCAAGTTACCGGCTTGCCGAAGGTAATAAGATAACCGTAATGGTACCCGAACCAACCCCAACAAATTTAACTGCCCAGAAAATACCGCTCAGCATTGTGTACGAAGATAAAGATATTATTGTCGTAGATAAACCGGCTGGTCTTTCTGTCCACCCAGGTCCCGGGCACCCTGATAAAACGCTTGTAAATGCTATTTTGGGCTATAATTCGGAAATATCTTGTGGAGATGCAGAACGGCCCGGTATTGTTCACCGACTGGACAAAGATACCTCAGGCCTAATCATTATTGCGCGCCACCCAAAGGCGCATCTTTATCTATCCAATTTGTTTAAAAACCGGCAAGTTAAAAAAACTTATATTGCCCTGGCAAGAGGGCATCTTTCCCCGGAATCCGGATTTATAGATGCGCCTATTGTTAGAGACCGAAGCCATCGGAAGCGGATGGCTATTACTACTAACGGGAGCGGGCGGGAAGCGCGTACCGGTTATCGGGTAGTGGAATATATAAATGATTTTACACTTCTTGAAGTGATGCCGGAAACCGGGAGAACTCATCAAATAAGAGTACATTTGGCAGCTATTGGTCATCCAATTTTTGGCGATTGTACATATGGTAGTAACTCTATAATACTCCCCAGGCAGTTCTTGCATGCTTACAAGATTGTGTTCAGGCTTCCGTCTTCTGGTGAAGAGTTGGAATTTACCGCCCGATTACCGGAAGACTTGGAGAAAGCACTTAAACAGATTCGTTCATAG